A stretch of Bacillus pseudomycoides DNA encodes these proteins:
- a CDS encoding DMT family transporter, translated as MEKFKFSLLVLLGACSYGVLSTIFKLGFMNGFSAHGLLGGQYVFGWIGLLLLVLFFSRHKISKKQAFSLLAVGATMSMTGIFYAISVEELPASIAVVLLFQFTWIGVVIEAIANKTLPSREKILSIIILFAGTLFAGGVFEGLGQSFSTKGIIFGLLAAVSFSFYIFASGRVATNVPPYTKSFLMTTSATLIVCFIFPPTFLTDGALQAGLWKYAFFLGFFGVVVPVICFSIGVPKVGTGLGTILGAAELPTAIIASITLVHEVVSPLQWLGIVCILVGIFTPQFLTARQDKKRNIEQSA; from the coding sequence ATGGAGAAATTTAAGTTTTCATTATTAGTTTTATTAGGGGCCTGTAGCTATGGCGTACTTTCGACAATTTTCAAACTCGGCTTTATGAATGGTTTTTCTGCGCATGGGCTATTAGGTGGACAATATGTATTTGGCTGGATTGGACTTTTATTGCTTGTCCTTTTCTTCTCACGTCATAAAATCTCGAAAAAACAAGCATTTTCCTTATTGGCTGTTGGAGCAACAATGAGCATGACTGGGATTTTCTACGCTATTTCTGTAGAAGAATTACCTGCTTCCATCGCCGTTGTTCTACTCTTTCAATTTACATGGATTGGGGTAGTCATTGAAGCTATCGCGAACAAAACATTACCAAGCCGTGAAAAGATACTATCAATTATTATTTTATTTGCCGGCACATTATTTGCAGGTGGTGTGTTTGAAGGGCTTGGGCAAAGCTTCTCTACAAAAGGCATTATCTTTGGACTATTAGCTGCTGTCTCTTTTTCCTTTTATATTTTTGCAAGCGGACGCGTTGCTACCAATGTACCACCATATACGAAAAGCTTTCTGATGACAACAAGTGCTACACTTATCGTTTGCTTCATCTTTCCTCCAACCTTCTTAACTGATGGTGCCTTGCAAGCTGGATTATGGAAATATGCATTCTTCCTTGGATTCTTCGGTGTTGTTGTACCGGTCATTTGCTTCTCCATTGGTGTCCCAAAAGTAGGAACAGGACTTGGAACCATTTTAGGAGCTGCTGAGCTGCCAACAGCGATCATCGCTTCCATTACACTTGTTCATGAAGTCGTATCGCCATTGCAATGGCTCGGCATTGTTTGCATATTAGTTGGTATTTTTACACCACAATTTCTTACTGCACGCCAGGATAAGAAACGGAATATAGAACAAAGCGCTTAA